The following are encoded together in the Streptomyces tendae genome:
- a CDS encoding NADH:flavin oxidoreductase: MTVADLFEPLPLLHGPAMRNRFMMAPLTSQQSEPDGFLSDFDKEWMRQLGQGGYGLVQTGATIVEASGIACARQPGIFSDKHLPGLTEVANSIREGGGLSAVQLHHAGHRANPYFGGVPSPASSRTLPGISALSTAEVERIRDSFIAGAKRAEKAGFDGVAVHGAFGWILSEFMSPMLNDRTDKYGGSLENRARFTIEVIEGIRRECGPNFQIGWRLSIERYGLRIEELREMTAEILDRELVDYLDLALWDYNQVVQDGAFRGRTMLSVFADLPRKGVRLGAAGRIRSAERAGRLLDEGCDFVLIGRAGILERNCPVLVESDFEHESPALPVPADFLRRGGLSERFIRHLRGWGDFVRPGSR; the protein is encoded by the coding sequence ATGACCGTTGCAGACCTCTTCGAGCCACTCCCGCTTCTGCATGGCCCTGCGATGCGAAACCGGTTCATGATGGCGCCGCTCACAAGTCAGCAGAGCGAGCCGGATGGCTTCCTCTCCGATTTCGACAAGGAGTGGATGCGACAGCTTGGCCAGGGTGGCTACGGGCTGGTCCAGACAGGTGCGACGATCGTCGAGGCCAGCGGAATTGCGTGTGCTCGACAGCCGGGCATCTTCAGTGACAAGCACCTGCCAGGACTGACAGAGGTGGCCAACTCAATTCGCGAGGGCGGCGGCTTGTCAGCGGTCCAGCTTCACCACGCGGGGCATCGCGCGAATCCCTACTTTGGAGGGGTACCCTCGCCCGCCTCCAGCCGCACGTTGCCCGGCATCTCCGCGTTGTCGACAGCAGAGGTGGAGCGCATCCGTGACAGCTTCATCGCAGGCGCGAAGAGAGCCGAGAAGGCCGGGTTCGACGGCGTCGCGGTCCACGGCGCCTTCGGGTGGATCCTGTCGGAGTTCATGTCTCCCATGCTCAACGACCGGACGGACAAGTACGGTGGCAGCCTAGAGAATCGGGCACGCTTTACCATCGAGGTGATCGAGGGCATCCGTCGGGAGTGCGGACCCAATTTCCAGATCGGATGGCGCCTGTCGATCGAGCGGTACGGCCTGCGTATCGAGGAGCTTCGGGAGATGACCGCGGAAATCCTCGACCGAGAGTTGGTCGACTACCTGGATCTCGCCCTGTGGGACTACAACCAGGTCGTTCAGGACGGTGCGTTCCGAGGCCGGACGATGCTGAGTGTCTTCGCCGATCTGCCACGGAAGGGCGTGCGCCTGGGCGCAGCAGGCCGCATCAGGAGTGCCGAGCGCGCCGGTCGGCTGCTGGACGAAGGGTGCGACTTCGTGCTGATCGGGCGGGCAGGCATCCTGGAGCGGAACTGCCCTGTACTCGTGGAGTCGGACTTCGAGCACGAAAGTCCGGCCCTCCCCGTCCCCGCAGACTTCCTGCGGAGAGGTGGACTGAGCGAGCGTTTCATCAGGCATCTTCGGGGCTGGGGCGACTTCGTCCGGCCCGGTAGCCGCTGA
- a CDS encoding alpha/beta fold hydrolase, translating into MELNWLGETLRYTDEGATDDAILFLHGLGGNANNWLHQRRAFAEHHRVITLDLPGHGRSTGTKVPFRLYADAVQAVLDHLRVKEVSVVGLAMGARVGITLAARSPRRVRRLTVVNGYLELPPREHERRVELYDLLLRPGGAREWAQLLLEGMGVSAHAGIVRGFLASADRIDPEHVNTVFHQVDEADQAEEFRGLVIPVQLIVGERDQLVPSSSTEHLIALAGGATITRLPESGHLPYLEDPAMFNRALEDFLHRQTGLWTARPGT; encoded by the coding sequence ATGGAACTGAACTGGCTCGGGGAGACCTTGCGCTACACCGACGAAGGCGCCACGGACGACGCGATCCTGTTCCTCCACGGTCTGGGCGGCAACGCGAACAATTGGCTGCACCAGCGCCGAGCCTTTGCAGAGCATCACCGGGTGATCACCCTGGACCTCCCTGGCCACGGGCGATCCACGGGCACGAAAGTCCCGTTCAGGCTGTACGCGGATGCCGTCCAAGCAGTACTCGATCACCTTCGAGTGAAGGAAGTGTCGGTCGTGGGGTTGGCGATGGGTGCCAGAGTAGGGATCACGCTCGCGGCACGATCGCCACGCCGTGTCAGGCGTCTGACGGTCGTGAACGGGTACCTGGAGCTTCCGCCGCGCGAGCACGAACGACGCGTCGAGCTCTATGATCTGCTCCTGCGTCCGGGCGGCGCTCGTGAATGGGCCCAGCTTCTACTCGAAGGCATGGGGGTTTCTGCACACGCAGGCATAGTGCGTGGCTTTCTGGCATCGGCAGATCGCATAGATCCCGAGCATGTGAATACCGTCTTTCACCAGGTTGACGAGGCCGATCAGGCGGAGGAGTTCCGCGGACTGGTCATTCCTGTTCAGCTGATCGTGGGAGAGCGAGATCAGCTGGTCCCCTCATCCTCCACCGAGCATCTGATTGCGCTGGCCGGGGGTGCGACGATCACCCGCCTCCCGGAGAGCGGACATCTTCCCTACCTGGAGGATCCGGCAATGTTCAATCGCGCGCTTGAGGACTTCTTACACCGTCAAACGGGGTTATGGACGGCGCGTCCTGGGACATAG
- a CDS encoding alpha/beta fold hydrolase translates to MSTRFHTTKINGLDIFYREAGPTDGPAVLLLHGFPTSSWQYRNLIPALAGRYRVIAPDYPGFGHSAVPDRSEFDYTFANYADLMKGLVDQLGIDRYAVYVFDYGAPVGFRLALQAPEKVSALIVQNGNAYEEGLREFWDPIKKYWGEDTEENRRALTPVFADEAIKSQYTTGVRDLARLDPDSWLHDSTQLDRQGNWDIQLDLFHDYGTNVTLYPQFQEYFRNYQPPTLIVWGRHDFIFPPDGAYPYLEDLPKADFHLLDTGHFLLEDKFDVAVPIMRDFLDRSI, encoded by the coding sequence ATGTCCACGCGCTTCCATACAACCAAGATCAACGGACTCGATATCTTCTACCGGGAAGCAGGCCCCACTGACGGGCCGGCGGTTCTGCTACTGCACGGATTCCCGACATCGTCCTGGCAGTACCGCAATCTGATCCCCGCACTGGCCGGCAGGTATAGGGTCATTGCGCCGGATTACCCCGGCTTCGGACATTCGGCCGTTCCTGACAGGTCCGAGTTCGACTATACTTTTGCCAACTACGCGGACCTCATGAAGGGCCTCGTCGACCAACTCGGGATTGATCGCTACGCGGTCTACGTGTTCGACTACGGAGCACCCGTCGGCTTCCGCCTTGCCCTCCAGGCACCGGAGAAGGTCAGCGCGCTGATCGTGCAAAATGGCAACGCCTACGAAGAGGGCTTGCGCGAGTTCTGGGATCCGATCAAGAAGTACTGGGGCGAGGACACCGAGGAGAACCGCAGGGCGCTTACACCTGTTTTCGCCGACGAGGCGATCAAGTCGCAGTACACAACCGGCGTGCGGGACCTGGCTCGCCTGGACCCGGACAGCTGGCTTCACGACAGCACTCAGCTTGACCGCCAGGGAAACTGGGACATCCAGCTCGACCTGTTCCATGACTACGGCACCAATGTCACCCTCTACCCACAGTTCCAGGAGTACTTCCGGAACTACCAGCCCCCGACCCTGATCGTCTGGGGCCGGCATGACTTCATCTTCCCGCCGGACGGTGCATACCCCTACCTCGAAGACCTGCCCAAGGCAGACTTCCATCTGCTCGACACCGGCCACTTCCTACTGGAAGACAAGTTCGACGTCGCTGTTCCGATCATGCGCGACTTCCTCGACCGCAGTATTTAG